One Electrophorus electricus isolate fEleEle1 chromosome 13, fEleEle1.pri, whole genome shotgun sequence DNA segment encodes these proteins:
- the nkx2.1 gene encoding homeobox protein Nkx-2.1, with translation MSMSPKHTTPFSVSDILSPLEESYKKVSMEGNNLGAPLASYRQPQVTQAAMQQHHMGHNGTVPAAYHMTAAGVSQLPHTAMGGYCNGNLGNMSDLPAYQDGMRGATTATSWYGANPDPRFSTISRFMGSSSGMNMGGMSSLGTLADVGKGMGSLSSTPRRKRRVLFSQAQVYELERRFKQQKYLSAPEREHLASMIHLTPTQVKIWFQNHRYKMKRQAKDKVSQQQMQQESGSCQQQQQSPRRVAVPVLVKDGKPCQGSGHTPTSAVQSHLPQGGNAMIMSNNSSMGQHQSQQVGSAGQSPDLGQHGASPPSLQTQVSGLSHLNSSGTEYGTALPCSALLYGRTW, from the exons ATGTCGATGAGCCCTAAGCATACGACTCCTTTTTCTGTATCCGATATCTTGAGTCCTCTTGAGGAGAGCTACAAAAAAGTAAGTATGGAGGGTAACAACTTGGGGGCTCCTCTTGCCTCGTACAGACAGCCGCAAGTCACGCAGGCGGCGATGCAGCAGCACCACATGGGCCACAATGGAACGGTACCCGCTGCCTACCACATGACAGCTGCTGGAGTTTCCCAGCTGCCACACACGGCGATGGGAGGCTATTGCAACGGAAATTTGGGCAACATGAGCGACCTGCCGGCTTATCAGGACGGAATGCGGGGCGCTACGACAGCCACCAGCTGGTACGGAGCAAATCCCGACCCACGCTTTTCTACGA TTTCTCGTTTCATGGGTTCCTCTTCCGGAATGAACATGGGGGGCATGAGCAGCCTCGGTACCTTAGCGGATGTTGGTAAAGGCATGGGCTCCCTGAGCAGCACCCCGAGGAGAAAGAGGCGAGTGCTGTTCTCCCAAGCGCAGGTCTACGAACTCGAACGGCGCTTCAAGCAGCAGAAATACCTCTCCGCGCCGGAAAGAGAACACCTGGCGAGTATGATTCACTTGACTCCGACCCAGGTCAAAATTTGGTTTCAGAATCATCGCtacaaaatgaaaagacaggCCAAAGACAAAGTGTCCCAGCAGCAAATGCAACAAGAAAGCGGCTCTTGTCAGCAGCAACAGCAGTCGCCACGGCGGGTGGCCGTACCGGTTTTAGTGAAGGACGGAAAGCCGTGTCAAGGCAGCGGCCATACCCCCACGAGCGCTGTGCAAAGCCACCTTCCTCAAGGAGGCAACGCCATGATCATGTCCAATAACAGTTCAATGGGTCAGCATCAAAGTCAACAGGTAGGCAGTGCGGGCCAGTCCCCAGATCTCGGTCAGCACGGTGCGAGTCCTCCTTCTCTTCAAACGCAGGTGTCCGGTCTATCACACCTGAACTCTTCTGGTACCGAGTACGGGACGGCCttgccctgctctgctctgctttacGGCAGGACGTGGTGA